One Pochonia chlamydosporia 170 chromosome 5, whole genome shotgun sequence DNA segment encodes these proteins:
- a CDS encoding fungal specific transcription factor domain-containing protein encodes MPDTTLPTSTHHPPGNDRPIRRRIAVDGRVRSGCLTCKARKKKCDGQSSSTDSRCKSCIRLGLVCEQRPLVRVPMRWRGKKTPRDESPPILSEGDGSFDHGSQITESGRDHGSTSVLRIRSLGQEPLSPLLGSQDDIERKLLKYFLQNVAPLCSLLEQGGNSWCSVFLPMAIIDPTLLRALYTYALTHFDACSSVNAVSPQARLTFENEVAQGVSNAITQNRVTESTVACALVFSTAVVTRGDTSSWLLHLLGAGHLVNHLGSQQLLRTSDGAFLLRYFAYHDIMAALSTGRRPGIEGVYWVQDAEETVDSADTFMGLAQHLFRHISDICVFVTDVADLDPLLEPERATREIERAEAIAYALRSQDLRLKIESKGKDVEPLVHHAEAVRSAALIHLYRHLLQLSDSRAEYEAFIEDEIGKIIHHVSSVPLNRFCELGLLFPLFMAGVACGNNTSTQEFVQSRLQYIETWTRFRHVTRARELLELLWGNGRMDWQNMLREINWQISLA; translated from the coding sequence ATGCCTGACACTACTCTCCCCACAAGCACACATCATCCACCGGGCAATGACCGCCCGATACGCCGACGCATAGCCGTTGACGGCCGCGTTCGCAGTGGCTGTCTGACGTGCAAAGCTCGCAAGAAGAAGTGTGATGGACAATCATCAAGCACTGATTCGCGATGTAAGTCGTGTATTCGGCTCGGCTTGGTCTGCGAGCAGCGGCCCTTGGTCAGGGTTCCTATGCGATGGCGAGGAAAAAAGACGCCTCGTGACGAGAGTCCCCCGATCCTGTCAGAAGGAGACGGCTCATTCGATCATGGCAGTCAGATTACCGAGTCTGGACGTGATCATGGTTCAACATCTGTTCTTCGGATACGATCACTGGGACAAGAGCCTCTTTCGCCGCTGTTGGGCTCGCAGGATGACATAGAGCGGAAACTGCTCAAGTACTTCCTTCAGAATGTTGCACCTCTGTGCTCTCTTCTAGAACAAGGTGGCAATAGTTGGTGTTCTGTATTCCTGCCCATGGCAATTATCGATCCGACCCTCTTACGTGCACTTTACACTTACGCCTTGACTCACTTCGACGCATGCTCGTCTGTCAATGCCGTCTCGCCACAGGCTCGACTAACATTCGAGAACGAAGTCGCTCAAGGTGTGTCAAACGCCATCACACAGAATAGAGTCACTGAAAGTACAGTCGCCTGTGCCCTCGTCTTTAGCACGGCGGTAGTCACCAGGGGCGACACGTCGAGTTGGCTACTTCACCTGCTTGGCGCAGGACATCTTGTGAATCACCTGGGCTCGCAACAACTACTCAGAACTAGTGATGGCGCCTTTCTCCTCCGATACTTCGCCTATCATGACATCATGGCGGCGCTGAGCACGGGTCGCCGTCCGGGAATTGAAGGAGTCTACTGGGTTCAAGATGCTGAAGAAACGGTTGACTCTGCCGATACCTTTATGGGACTCGCGCAACACTTGTTCCGACACATCAGCGACATCTGCGTATTCGTCACCGACGTAGCTGACTTGGATCCCTTGCTGGAGCCTGAGCGGGCGACACGAGAAATCGAGAGGGCTGAAGCCATCGCATATGCTCTACGATCGCAAGACTTGCGCCTCAAGATTGAATCCAAGGGAAAGGACGTGGAACCTCTTGTCCATCATGCCGAAGCCGTTCGCTCTGCGGCACTCATACATCTCTACCGTCACCTCCTTCAACTATCGGACTCACGTGCCGAGTACGAAGCATTCATAGAAGACGAAATTGGAAAAATCATCCACCACGTTTCCTCAGTTCCATTAAACCGATTCTGCGAGTTGGGCTTGCTCTTCCCCCTCTTCATGGCAGGCGTGGCCTGCGGCAACAATACTAGCACCCAGGAGTTTGTGCAGTCCCGTCTGCAATACATCGAAACGTGGACGAGGTTCAGGCATGTTACGAGGGCTCGAGAGCTTCTTGAACTGCTTTGGGGCAATGGTCGAATGGATTGGCAGAATATGCTTCGAGAAATAAATTGGCAGATATCGCTTGCTTGA